In one Vulgatibacter incomptus genomic region, the following are encoded:
- a CDS encoding flagellin: MTMSIRTNVGSLNAQRNLYSTQNTLNTSLAKLSSGYRITKAGDDAAGLAISEVLRSQISGLNQASRNAQDGISFIQTAEGALQEVHSMLQRMNTLALQASNATLSNENRGLIAKEVGDLRAEITSIADRVNFNGVKMLGEDKTIEFQIGTGKDDKLGVDFKSIKMDEFASDLDDAIQDLLDAAADFDPTDPDSGATADDASALIDGIKAAINSVSDMRATLGAAQNRLDHAIENINVTAENLSASESRIRDADVAAETAEMTKAQILMQAGVSVLAQANQMPQMALKLLG, encoded by the coding sequence ATGACGATGAGCATCCGTACCAACGTGGGCTCGCTGAACGCCCAGCGAAACCTCTACTCCACCCAGAACACCCTCAACACCAGCCTCGCCAAGCTCTCCTCGGGCTACCGGATCACCAAGGCGGGCGACGACGCCGCCGGCCTCGCCATCAGCGAGGTGCTCCGCTCGCAGATCTCGGGCCTCAACCAGGCCTCGCGCAACGCGCAGGATGGCATCTCCTTCATCCAGACGGCCGAAGGCGCGCTCCAGGAAGTCCACTCGATGCTGCAGCGCATGAACACGCTCGCGCTGCAGGCGTCGAACGCCACGCTCTCCAACGAAAACCGCGGCCTGATCGCGAAGGAGGTCGGCGACCTTCGGGCCGAAATCACCTCCATCGCCGATCGCGTGAACTTCAACGGCGTGAAGATGCTCGGCGAGGACAAGACGATCGAGTTCCAGATCGGCACCGGCAAGGACGACAAGCTGGGCGTCGACTTCAAGAGCATCAAGATGGATGAGTTCGCCTCCGACCTGGACGACGCCATCCAGGACCTCCTCGACGCCGCCGCCGACTTCGACCCGACGGATCCGGACTCCGGAGCAACCGCCGACGACGCGTCCGCGCTCATCGACGGGATCAAGGCCGCGATCAACTCGGTCAGCGACATGCGTGCGACCCTCGGCGCCGCCCAGAACCGCCTCGATCACGCCATCGAGAACATCAACGTCACCGCGGAGAACCTCTCGGCCTCCGAGAGCCGGATCCGCGACGCCGACGTTGCCGCCGAGACCGCCGAGATGACGAAGGCGCAGATCCTCATGCAGGCCGGCGTCTCCGTCCTCGCCCAGGCGAACCAGATGCCGCAGATGGCGCTGAAGCTCCTCGGCTAA